Proteins encoded in a region of the Zea mays cultivar B73 chromosome 2, Zm-B73-REFERENCE-NAM-5.0, whole genome shotgun sequence genome:
- the LOC103646804 gene encoding uncharacterized protein: MEDDNTITCHNKDSHNTRTGCEHALTIITTGNQEDNMRISHEVGDTSSPCHVAHEQIEHIAASSEAKKRLNFNVDVINLSMPDRARPKGRTIKNSEDRVMRLGAKGEKKKNRRCHLCGIADGHNSRTCLSVEENRARLAKLSNRKRGRPAGSRLNNKTTAPQWNETSTAKKHRIDEEVENEEADEHMDLGE; the protein is encoded by the exons ATGGAAGATGACAATACAATTACATGTCATAATAAG GATTCGCATAACACCAGGACTGGATGTGAACATGCGTTAACAATAATAACAACTGGTAACCAG GAGGACAACATGAGAATTTCACATGAGGTTGGTGATACAAGTTCTCCGTGTCACGTAGCACATGAACAAATTGAACATATTGCTGCATCCTCAGAAGCTAAAAAG AGGTTGAATTTTAATgtggatgttataaatctgagTATGCCGGATCGTGCAAGACCAAAGGGCCGGACAATCAAAAATTCAGAAGATAGGGTTATGAGACTAGGTGCGAAAGGAGAGAAAAAGAAGAATAGGAGATGCCATTTGTGTGGAATAGCAGATGGGCATAACAGCAGAACATGTCTGTCTGTGGAAGAGAACAGGGCAAGGCTAGCAAAACTGTCTAATCGAAAGAGAGGACGACCAGCCGGATCAAGACTAAACAATAAAACAACTGCTCCACAGTGGAATGAAACATCGACTGCAAAAAAACATCGTATTGATGAAGAAGTGGAAAATGAAGAAGCCGATGAGCATATGGATTTGGGCGAATAA